Proteins from a single region of Ziziphus jujuba cultivar Dongzao chromosome 1, ASM3175591v1:
- the LOC107430863 gene encoding zinc finger protein CONSTANS-LIKE 9, translating to MIKCELCGLRARIYCESDQASLCWDCEEKVHGANFLVAKHTRSLLCHVCQSPTPWKASGPKLTPTVSVCESCVDCNSGKCEKGQKVESQGGNDVEEDEEDEDEVDMFHSSDDEVDDEEDFDEEEDEDEDGENQVVPWSCSSSAPPPPPSASSSSSEEEGLSVSKLMRENADLDSDGEIGCCSLANDEATSSNSFRPLKRSRISEAFQSARGAEDHHRGQEESRSKAIISALRRLQDNVITDDDHASATVLGICKLSRDQSN from the exons ATGATAAAGTGCGAGCTCTGTGGGTTGAGAGCGAGGATTTACTGCGAATCTGACCAAGCGAGCTTATGTTGGGATTGTGAAGAGAAAGTTCACGGCGCGAATTTTCTGGTTGCCAAGCACACCAGGAGCCTCCTCTGCCACGTCTGTCAGTCTCCGACTCCATGGAAAGCCTCTGGTCCGAAACTCACACCTACGGTTTCGGTCTGCGAGAGCTGTGTCGATTGCAATAGTGGAAAGTGCGAGAAAGGCCAAAAAGTTGAGAGCCAAGGAGGAAATGAtgtggaagaagatgaagaagatgaggATGAGGTTGATATGTTCCATTCGAGCGATGATGAAGTAGATGATGAGGAAGATTTTGATGAGGAAGAAGACGAGGACGAGGATGGAGAGAATCAGGTGGTTCCATGGTCGTGCTCTTCGTCGGCCCCACCGCCGCCTCCGTCAGCGAGCTCTTCGAGTAGTGAAGAGGAGGGGCTTTCGGTGTCGAAGCTGATGCGAGAGAATGCAGATCTGGATTCCGAT GGTGAAATTGGGTGCTGCTCGTTGGCCAATGACGAAGCGACGTCGTCGAACTCGTTCAGACCATTGAAGCGGTCAAGGATCAGTGAGGCATTCCAATCAGCAAGAGGAGCTGAAGATCATCATCGTGGTCAAGAAGAGTCAAGGTCAAAGGCGATAATAAGCGCTCTTCGGAGGCTACAGGACAACGTGATCACCGACGATGATCATGCGTCCGCCACAGTTCTCGGAATTTGCAAACTTAGCAGAGATCAGAGCAATTGA